The Pseudoxanthomonas sp. genome segment CGCTGCTGGCGGCCATGCGGCTGGGCCTGCCGTCCGTCAGCTACTACGGCGCGCGCAATGCGCCGTTCCTGACCGAAACGCCGCTGGCGCCGTTGATGTTCCACTTCGGCGAACGCGATGCCTCGATCCCGCCGAAGATGGTGCAGCAGCACCGCGACCTGCTGCCGCAGATGGAGGTCTTCAGCTACCCGGCCGGCCACGGCTTCAACTGCGACCTGCGCGCGGACTACGATCCTTCCAGCGCGCGGCTGGCGCGCGAGCGCACGCTCGACTTCTTCCACCGGAACCTCGCATGACCGACTTCCTGCTCGACCCACGGCTGGCCACCGACAGTGCGTTCATTGCCGACGGCCCGCTCTCGCAGGTGCGGTTGATGGACGACACCCGCTATCCGTGGCTGGTCCTGGTGCCGCGCGTGAATGGCGTCAGCGAGTGGCTCGAGCTGGACGGCGGCCAGCAGCGCCTGCTGCTGGCGGAGATCAACCGGGCCGGCCAGCTGATCCGTTCGCAGCCCGGCGTGGAGAAACTCAACATCGGCGCGCTCGGCAACATCGTGCGCCAGCTGCACGTGCATCTGGTCGGCCGTCATGACGGGGATGCCGCGTGGCCGGGACCGGTCTGGGGCCATGGCAGCGCGGTCCGGCGTGCGCCGGACCAGCTGACGGCCGAGATCGACCGTTGGCGCCAGCGGCTGGCATGAGCGCGCCGCAGTTCGAAGTGCTTGGCGATGATGCACTGCTGGTGCGCTTGGGCGAGCGCATCGATGCGGACACCAACCTGCGGGTGCACCGGCTGGCGGCACGACTGCGCGACCTGGCCCCGCGCTGGCTGCGCGACCTGGTGCCGGCCTATGCCAGCCTCGCGGTGTTCTTCGACGTCGGACTGGGGCAGGACAACGATCCCCATGCCGTCGTCCGCAACGCCATCGAAGCCCTGCTTGCGGATGCCTCGTCGCGACCCATCGGCGATCACGCGCTGCACGAGATTCCCGTGTGCTACGGCGGGGAGTACGGCGAGGACCTCGCCGTGGCGGCGCAGACGCTGGGGTTCGATTCGGCGTCGCTGATCGCGCGCCACAGTGCGCCCGTCTACACGGTGGCGATGATCGGCTTCGCACCGGGCTTTCCCTATCTGCTCGGGCTGGATCCTGCGCTGGCGCTGCCGCGTCTGGCGACGCCGCGTACGCGGGTGCCGGCGGGTTCGGTCGCCATCGGCGGCGCCCAGGCGGGCCTCTATCCCCACGAAAGTCCGGGTGGATGGCATGTGGTGGGACGGACGCCCTGGGTGCTGTTCGATGCTGAGCGCACACAACCCGCCTTGCTGCAGCCCGGCGACCGCGTGCGATTCGTGCCGATCGACGAAGCCACCTTCCATCGCATGGCCGCCTCGCCATGAGCGCGTGGCAGGTACTGTCGCCAGGCGCGCAGACCACCGTACAGGACCAGGGTCGCCATGGCGTGCGCCATCTGGGCGTGGCGCGCGCGGGCGCGATGGATCCCGTGGCGCTGGCGATGGCGAACCGCCTAGTCGGCAATGACGAGGGCGACGCCGGGCTGGAAATCGCGCTGCAGGGCCCGCGCCTGCGATTGCCGGGCGCCTGCCGCATCGCGCTGACCGGCGCGACGCTGCCGGCCTGGTGGAACGAGGTGCCGTTGCCGATGGGCCGGCCGGTGGACCTGCCTGCGGGCGACCTGCGACTGGGCGCGCCGCGCGACGGCCTGCGCAGCTGGCTTGCCGTGTCGGGCGGGTTCGACACGCCCGTCGTGCTGGGCAGCCGAAGCACCGACCTGCGCGGCGGCTTCGGCGGACACGAAGGTCGGGCGCTGCGCGCGGACGACCGGCTGCCGCTCGGCAACGGGCGCGCCGGTACGCGTTCGCGCACACCCACGTTTCCGTCGTGGTGGATCGACGTGGACGATCCGTGGACGGCAGACCGGCATGTCCTGCGCTACGTTCCTTCATCGCATCCTTCGGCACCCGCGCTGTCGGCACACGGCTGGCGTACGCATGCCGACAGCAACCGGCAGGGCCTGCGACTGACCGGCACCGCGCTTCCGTCGGCGGCGGCGGATGGCGTCTCGGAACCGGTCGCCGTGGGTACGCTGCAGCTGCCACCGGACGGTCAACCGATCCTGCTGCTGGCCGATGCGCAGACCGTAGGCGGCTACCCCCGCCTGGGCCACGTGATCGGCTGCGATCTCGGCCGCGCGGCACAGCTGCGTCCGGGGGAACCGGTGCATTTCGAGCCGGTCACGCTCGAACAGGCACGCCTCCTGGCACGGCAACATGCGCATCGTCTGGCCAGGGTGCGCCTCGCCATCGCGCAACGCCTGCAGGCCTGAGGTAGGCTCGGGACCATGCGCACCATCGACTTCAACTGCGATCTGGGCGAAGACTGCGGCGACGATGCCGCGATCGTTCCCTACCTCAGTTCGGCCAGCATCGCCTGCGGTTTCCACTCCGGCTCGCCGGAGACCATGCGCCGCACCGTCGCGCTGTGCGTAGCGTACGGCGTGGCGATCGGCGCGCATCCGTCGCACGCGGACCGGGAGTACTTCGGTCGGGTCGCACATGCGATCACGCCGGAAGACGCGTACGCGCTGACGCTGTACCAGATCGGTGCGCTGGACGGGTTCGTCCGCGCCGCTGGCGAACGCTTGCATCACGTCAAACCGCATGGCGCGCTCTACAACCAGGCGGCACGCGATCCCGGCCTGGCGGACGCCATCGCGCGCGCGGTACGCGACCACGATGCGGGGCTGGTGCTCTACGGCCTGTCGGGCAGCGCATTGACCGCCGCCGGGGAGCGACTCGGCCTGCGGGTCGCCTACGAAGCCTTCGCCGAACGCCGCTACGAAGGCGACGGTACGCTGACGCCGCGGACCCACAGCGACGCCAGCATCGAGGATCTGCCGACCGCCGCCGCGCAGGTCGCGCGGCTGCTCGAGGACGGCGCCGTGGTCGCGCGTACGGGCGAAACGGTGCCGCTGCGTGCGGACAGCATCTGCCTGCATGGCGACCGGCCCGACGCTGCCGCGTTCGCGCGCGGACTCCGCGAAACCATCGAAGCGGCAGGATTCGCCATCCGCACCATGGAGCGTCGCACATGAGTTACTGGCCGTTGCTGGGCATCGCCGTGGTGGTGGTGGGCTTCGTGCTGCGCTTCAATCCGGTGATCGTGGTGGTCGGGGCCGGCCTGGTCAGCGGCCTGGCGGCCGGGAAGTCGATTCCCGACCTGCTCGCACTGCTGGGCGAGAGCTTCGTGTCCAATCGCGCCCTGCTGATGTTCGCGCTGACGCTGCCGACCATCGGCCTGCTGGAACGTGCCGGCCTGCGCGAACACGCGCTGCGCTGGATCGAACGGTTGCGCGGGCTGACGGTCTCGCGCCTGCTCGCCGGTTACCTGCTGGTTCGCCAGGGACTGAGCATGGTGGGCCTGATCGACATCGCCGGCCACGCGCAGACCGTGCGTCCATTGCTCGCGCCGATGGCGGAGTCGGCGGCGGGCAAGACGCGCGGGCCGTTGTCGCGGGAAGAAGCGCAGTGCGTGCATGCGATGTCGGCGGCGACCGACAA includes the following:
- a CDS encoding HIT family protein translates to MTDFLLDPRLATDSAFIADGPLSQVRLMDDTRYPWLVLVPRVNGVSEWLELDGGQQRLLLAEINRAGQLIRSQPGVEKLNIGALGNIVRQLHVHLVGRHDGDAAWPGPVWGHGSAVRRAPDQLTAEIDRWRQRLA
- the pxpB gene encoding 5-oxoprolinase subunit PxpB, whose translation is MSAPQFEVLGDDALLVRLGERIDADTNLRVHRLAARLRDLAPRWLRDLVPAYASLAVFFDVGLGQDNDPHAVVRNAIEALLADASSRPIGDHALHEIPVCYGGEYGEDLAVAAQTLGFDSASLIARHSAPVYTVAMIGFAPGFPYLLGLDPALALPRLATPRTRVPAGSVAIGGAQAGLYPHESPGGWHVVGRTPWVLFDAERTQPALLQPGDRVRFVPIDEATFHRMAASP
- a CDS encoding biotin-dependent carboxyltransferase family protein, which encodes MSAWQVLSPGAQTTVQDQGRHGVRHLGVARAGAMDPVALAMANRLVGNDEGDAGLEIALQGPRLRLPGACRIALTGATLPAWWNEVPLPMGRPVDLPAGDLRLGAPRDGLRSWLAVSGGFDTPVVLGSRSTDLRGGFGGHEGRALRADDRLPLGNGRAGTRSRTPTFPSWWIDVDDPWTADRHVLRYVPSSHPSAPALSAHGWRTHADSNRQGLRLTGTALPSAAADGVSEPVAVGTLQLPPDGQPILLLADAQTVGGYPRLGHVIGCDLGRAAQLRPGEPVHFEPVTLEQARLLARQHAHRLARVRLAIAQRLQA
- a CDS encoding 5-oxoprolinase subunit PxpA → MRTIDFNCDLGEDCGDDAAIVPYLSSASIACGFHSGSPETMRRTVALCVAYGVAIGAHPSHADREYFGRVAHAITPEDAYALTLYQIGALDGFVRAAGERLHHVKPHGALYNQAARDPGLADAIARAVRDHDAGLVLYGLSGSALTAAGERLGLRVAYEAFAERRYEGDGTLTPRTHSDASIEDLPTAAAQVARLLEDGAVVARTGETVPLRADSICLHGDRPDAAAFARGLRETIEAAGFAIRTMERRT
- a CDS encoding DUF969 domain-containing protein, with the protein product MSYWPLLGIAVVVVGFVLRFNPVIVVVGAGLVSGLAAGKSIPDLLALLGESFVSNRALLMFALTLPTIGLLERAGLREHALRWIERLRGLTVSRLLAGYLLVRQGLSMVGLIDIAGHAQTVRPLLAPMAESAAGKTRGPLSREEAQCVHAMSAATDNIGRFFGEDVFLAFGAVLLIQGFYAQHGILLEPLQIALWALPTAIAAFLIHAVRIVLFQRRLDRAAPAAEERVDAVD